Proteins from a single region of Hydra vulgaris chromosome 12, alternate assembly HydraT2T_AEP:
- the LOC100206144 gene encoding uncharacterized protein LOC100206144, which translates to MKNSSYLISDLDIWHSTTIIVPAVMTLICFICTAVSLTVSGFICLRDREAQDESDNRAKHHQEQEFVSKVLGLFYKIRTSNVFRIREVMLDLNEEKPVWIGTKTEIINNLEYYGVFLTQNEKKNLLNNVEVFEIDCESLFYFEMERFSKAQAVFGSNVLKYFECIQQDGSSFPREFYPDLKPIFHIDIIYNVFTEMQIFTELFVLLATGIDLEIINVHSIPPQFKHAKIGFELGKIRDLLYNYYLRVFPKERSTATVIRMLPQLPVLYEPIEEPPPTPKTETIETITEEIFEEDIEPNKSEPSPKPRPPRKVIPTSTTYQATPLVQPSVSSTERSSKPSALPHTSKTSKLPFSIGKHKLKVVNVYKTLAERVKQKPYHHEEEEEEEENEEVEPEPMTSSRQDRSEPHRSSLTSLNKVEPPKSKKVVKKVTHKTKVTREKSPEPVMTQESFYEAMRFRYKAPVRRDNSTRRRGNLSTIKVLEHNPFTYMVTRVLGFLQEKGHLSDEELNNVTYAYVDNNFIV; encoded by the exons ATGAAAAACAGCTCTTATTTGATATCTGATCTTGATATATGGCACTCTACTACAATCATCGTACCAGCCGTTATGAccctaatttgttttatttgtactGCTGTATCTCTAACTGTTTCcggttttatttgtttaagagATCGAGAAGCTCAGGATGAGTCTGATAACAGGGCTAAGCATCATCAAGAACAAGAGTTCGTATCTAAAGTTttag GCTTGTTTTATAAAATCCGAACTTCAAACGTATTTCGCATTAGGGAAGTGATGCTTGATTTAAACGAAGAAAAACCGGTTTGGATTGGAACTAAAACAG aaattataaataatcttGAATACTATGGCGTTTTTTTGacacaaaatgaaaaaaaaaatttattgaacaatGTTGAAGTTTTTGAAATCGATTGCGAATCGTTGTTTTACTTTGAGATGGAACGTTTTTCAAAAGCGCAAGCCGTATTTGGATCAAATGtgctaaaatattttgagtGTATACAACAAGATGGTTCTTCGTTTCCCAGAGAATTTTACCCTGATCTAAAACCTATTTTTCATATAGACATTATATACAATGTATTTACGGAGATGCAAATTTTTACAGAACTATTTGTATTACTTGCAACTGGAATTGATTTGGAGATTATAAACGTACATTCAATTCCTCCTCAGTTTAAACACGCAAAAATAGGATTTGAATTAGGAAAAATTAgagatttattatataattattatttaagagTTTTTCCTAAAGAAAGAAGCACTGCTACTGTAATAAGAATGTTACCTCAGTTACCTGTTCTATATGAACCAATAGAAGAACCTCCTCCTACTCCAAAAACTGAAACTATTGAGACAATAACAGAGGAAATATTTGAAGAAGACATAGAACCTAATAAATCTGAACCATCACCTAAACCTCGTCCTCCTCGTAAAGTAATACCAACTAGTACTACATATCAAGCAACTCCTTTAGTTCAACCAAGTGTTTCAAGCACAGAGCGTTCTTCAAAGCCGTCTGCATTGCCGCACACATCAAAAACAAGTAAACTACCATTTTCAATAGGTAAACACAAACTAAAAGTTGTAAACGTTTATAAAACACTAGCTGAAAGAGTGAAGCAAAAACCTTACCACCACGAGGAAGAAGAAGAGGAGGAAGAAAATGAAGAAGTCGAACCCGAGCCAATGACTTCATCAAGACAAGATCGATCAGAACCTCATAGATCTTCATTGACTTCTCTAAACAAAGTTGAACCaccaaaatctaaaaaagtagttaaaaaagtaactCATAAAACAAAAGTCACAAGAGAAAAATCACCGGAACCAGTGATGACACAAGAGTCTTTTTATGAAGCCATGCGTTTTCGTTATAAAGCTCCTGTAAGAAGAGATAATTCTACTCGCAGGAGAGGAAATCTTTCAACAATAAAAGTGCTTGAGCATAACCCATTTACATATATGGTGACTAgagttttaggatttttacaagaaaaaggTCATCTTAGTGATGAAGAGTTAAACAACGTAACCTATGCTTATGtagataataactttattgtgtaa
- the LOC100209285 gene encoding lysosomal acid phosphatase isoform X5 has translation MLTKVGMNMEYELGRFLKKRYMIDNHFLNKTYIQKEIYIRSSDTPRCLQSAETQLAGLYPPTGYQVWHNLVNNWQPIPIHTVPNDQDSLLRSLRTPCPRLRELLTAQKKKVDYIKKEKENKMLLSLLSNYTGMTVNFKELWVVYDVLKCDIAQGFAFDSWLTPSLYDQIIKLGDWTFLNKFQGDEEFSRLVGGVLLYEIVSHMEKFAINRHYKDLYKMNIYSGHDTTILSLMAALNVDLSVPPFAASIMIELYQDVNNSLFVEIEYRNSTGNPFFLKLHDCDISCPLDHFLRLTQNRSSPVQLCLFPYTDRHTTISSEEGKDETNLY, from the exons Atgttaacaaaa GTTGGAATGAATATGGAGTATGAATTAGGAAGATTTTTAAAGAAGCGCTACATGATTgacaatcattttttaaataaaacttacattCAAAAAGag atttatattcgCAGCTCAGATACACCAAGATGTTTGCAGAGTGCAGAAACACAATTAGCTGGGTTATATCCTCCTACAGGCTATCaa GTTTGgcataatttagttaataattggCAACCAATTCCAATACACACAGTCCCAAATGATCAAGATTCt CTTTTGCGATCTTTGCGTACACCTTGTCCACGACTTCGAGAACTTTTAAcagcacagaaaaaaaaagtagattacataaagaaagaaaaagaaaacaaa atgttattgtcattattaaGTAACTATACTGGAATGACAGTGAATTTCAAAGAACTTTGGGTTGtttatgatgttttaaaatgtgAC ATTGCACAAGGTTTTGCTTTTGATTCATGGCTTACACCAAGTTTGTATGATCAGATAATCAAATTAGGTGACTGGacatttttgaacaaatttCAAGGAGATGAGGAATTCTCAAGACTTGTTGgcg gtgTCTTGTTGTATGAGATAGTTTCGCATATGGAAAAATTTGCTATAAATAGgcattataaagatttatataaaatgaatatttattcAGGG CATGACACaactattttatctttaatggcTGCTCTTAATGTTGATCTCAGTGTTCCACCATTTGCAGCATCTATAATGATTGAATTGTACCAAGATGTtaacaa cTCTTTGTTTGTGGAGATTGAATATCGAAATAGTACAGggaatcctttttttttaaaattacatgatTGCGATATCTCTTGTCCTTTGGATCATTTTTTAag gCTAACACAAAATCGCAGTTCTCCAGTGCAGCTTTGTTTATTTCCAT atACTGACCGTCATACAACCATTTCTTCCGAAGAGGGAAAAGATGAAACTAATTTATATTAG
- the LOC100209285 gene encoding lysosomal acid phosphatase isoform X3 has protein sequence MIKNHAESYAVYRHGARSPLVNFPTNSHKNDWPVDPGMLTKVGMNMEYELGRFLKKRYMIDNHFLNKTYIQKEIYIRSSDTPRCLQSAETQLAGLYPPTGYQVWHNLVNNWQPIPIHTVPNDQDSLLRSLRTPCPRLRELLTAQKKKVDYIKKEKENKMLLSLLSNYTGMTVNFKELWVVYDVLKCDIAQGFAFDSWLTPSLYDQIIKLGDWTFLNKFQGDEEFSRLVGGVLLYEIVSHMEKFAINRHYKDLYKMNIYSGHDTTILSLMAALNVDLSVPPFAASIMIELYQDVNNSLFVEIEYRNSTGNPFFLKLHDCDISCPLDHFLRLTQNRSSPVQLCLFPYTDRHTTISSEEGKDETNLY, from the exons ATGATCAAAAATCATGCAGAAAGTTATGCG gttTATCGCCATGGTGCACGATCACCTCTTGTTAATTTTCCAACAAATTCTCATAAAAATGATTGGCCTGTTGATCCAGGGAtgttaacaaaa GTTGGAATGAATATGGAGTATGAATTAGGAAGATTTTTAAAGAAGCGCTACATGATTgacaatcattttttaaataaaacttacattCAAAAAGag atttatattcgCAGCTCAGATACACCAAGATGTTTGCAGAGTGCAGAAACACAATTAGCTGGGTTATATCCTCCTACAGGCTATCaa GTTTGgcataatttagttaataattggCAACCAATTCCAATACACACAGTCCCAAATGATCAAGATTCt CTTTTGCGATCTTTGCGTACACCTTGTCCACGACTTCGAGAACTTTTAAcagcacagaaaaaaaaagtagattacataaagaaagaaaaagaaaacaaa atgttattgtcattattaaGTAACTATACTGGAATGACAGTGAATTTCAAAGAACTTTGGGTTGtttatgatgttttaaaatgtgAC ATTGCACAAGGTTTTGCTTTTGATTCATGGCTTACACCAAGTTTGTATGATCAGATAATCAAATTAGGTGACTGGacatttttgaacaaatttCAAGGAGATGAGGAATTCTCAAGACTTGTTGgcg gtgTCTTGTTGTATGAGATAGTTTCGCATATGGAAAAATTTGCTATAAATAGgcattataaagatttatataaaatgaatatttattcAGGG CATGACACaactattttatctttaatggcTGCTCTTAATGTTGATCTCAGTGTTCCACCATTTGCAGCATCTATAATGATTGAATTGTACCAAGATGTtaacaa cTCTTTGTTTGTGGAGATTGAATATCGAAATAGTACAGggaatcctttttttttaaaattacatgatTGCGATATCTCTTGTCCTTTGGATCATTTTTTAag gCTAACACAAAATCGCAGTTCTCCAGTGCAGCTTTGTTTATTTCCAT atACTGACCGTCATACAACCATTTCTTCCGAAGAGGGAAAAGATGAAACTAATTTATATTAG
- the LOC100209285 gene encoding lysosomal acid phosphatase isoform X4 — protein sequence MFNCIFLSLVCQIYCMKTLKMVHVVYRHGARSPLVNFPTNSHKNDWPVDPGMLTKVGMNMEYELGRFLKKRYMIDNHFLNKTYIQKEIYIRSSDTPRCLQSAETQLAGLYPPTGYQVWHNLVNNWQPIPIHTVPNDQDSLLRSLRTPCPRLRELLTAQKKKVDYIKKEKENKMLLSLLSNYTGMTVNFKELWVVYDVLKCDIAQGFAFDSWLTPSLYDQIIKLGDWTFLNKFQGDEEFSRLVGGVLLYEIVSHMEKFAINRHYKDLYKMNIYSGHDTTILSLMAALNVDLSVPPFAASIMIELYQDVNNSLFVEIEYRNSTGNPFFLKLHDCDISCPLDHFLRLTQNRSSPVQLCLFPYTDRHTTISSEEGKDETNLY from the exons atgtttaattgtatatttttgtcTCTGGTGTGTCAAATATACTGTATGAAGACCTTAAAAATGGTTCATGTT gttTATCGCCATGGTGCACGATCACCTCTTGTTAATTTTCCAACAAATTCTCATAAAAATGATTGGCCTGTTGATCCAGGGAtgttaacaaaa GTTGGAATGAATATGGAGTATGAATTAGGAAGATTTTTAAAGAAGCGCTACATGATTgacaatcattttttaaataaaacttacattCAAAAAGag atttatattcgCAGCTCAGATACACCAAGATGTTTGCAGAGTGCAGAAACACAATTAGCTGGGTTATATCCTCCTACAGGCTATCaa GTTTGgcataatttagttaataattggCAACCAATTCCAATACACACAGTCCCAAATGATCAAGATTCt CTTTTGCGATCTTTGCGTACACCTTGTCCACGACTTCGAGAACTTTTAAcagcacagaaaaaaaaagtagattacataaagaaagaaaaagaaaacaaa atgttattgtcattattaaGTAACTATACTGGAATGACAGTGAATTTCAAAGAACTTTGGGTTGtttatgatgttttaaaatgtgAC ATTGCACAAGGTTTTGCTTTTGATTCATGGCTTACACCAAGTTTGTATGATCAGATAATCAAATTAGGTGACTGGacatttttgaacaaatttCAAGGAGATGAGGAATTCTCAAGACTTGTTGgcg gtgTCTTGTTGTATGAGATAGTTTCGCATATGGAAAAATTTGCTATAAATAGgcattataaagatttatataaaatgaatatttattcAGGG CATGACACaactattttatctttaatggcTGCTCTTAATGTTGATCTCAGTGTTCCACCATTTGCAGCATCTATAATGATTGAATTGTACCAAGATGTtaacaa cTCTTTGTTTGTGGAGATTGAATATCGAAATAGTACAGggaatcctttttttttaaaattacatgatTGCGATATCTCTTGTCCTTTGGATCATTTTTTAag gCTAACACAAAATCGCAGTTCTCCAGTGCAGCTTTGTTTATTTCCAT atACTGACCGTCATACAACCATTTCTTCCGAAGAGGGAAAAGATGAAACTAATTTATATTAG